The following are encoded together in the Flavobacterium sp. TR2 genome:
- a CDS encoding 1-aminocyclopropane-1-carboxylate deaminase/D-cysteine desulfhydrase: MNPVFNQSINIQFPNAISLTIKREDLIHPFVSGNKFRKLKYNLLQAKAENKDTLLTFGGAFSNHIAAVAYAGKEQGFKTIGIIRGDELLEKIEENPTLKFAQENGMQFEFISREDYRLKSEESFVENLKNKFGDFYLVPEGGTNELAVKGCEEILTDEDSAYDYVCCAVGTGGTISGLINSSLLNQKILGFPALKGDFLKDEIRIFAKKDNWNLISDYHFGGYGKINLELIEFINAFFEKTKVPLDPIYTGKMVFGVIDLIGKKYFPANSKILLIHTGGLQGIDGMNIKLKQKKLPILKTND; encoded by the coding sequence ATGAATCCAGTTTTCAATCAATCCATAAATATTCAGTTTCCGAATGCGATTTCTTTGACAATTAAACGCGAAGATTTAATTCATCCATTTGTTTCGGGAAATAAATTCAGAAAGCTGAAATATAATTTGCTTCAGGCGAAAGCCGAAAATAAAGACACTTTACTGACTTTTGGCGGCGCTTTTTCCAATCATATTGCAGCGGTGGCTTATGCAGGAAAAGAGCAGGGTTTTAAAACGATCGGAATCATTCGCGGAGACGAACTTTTGGAGAAAATCGAAGAAAATCCGACGCTTAAATTTGCTCAGGAAAACGGAATGCAATTTGAATTTATTTCGAGAGAAGATTATCGTTTAAAGAGTGAAGAATCTTTTGTTGAAAACCTTAAAAACAAGTTTGGCGATTTTTATTTGGTTCCAGAAGGCGGTACAAACGAATTAGCTGTAAAGGGCTGTGAAGAGATTTTGACAGATGAGGACTCGGCTTACGATTACGTTTGCTGTGCGGTTGGAACAGGTGGCACGATTTCGGGATTAATTAATAGTTCGCTGTTAAATCAGAAAATTTTGGGTTTTCCAGCTTTAAAAGGTGACTTTTTAAAGGATGAAATTCGTATTTTTGCAAAAAAAGATAACTGGAATTTAATTTCTGACTATCATTTTGGAGGTTATGGCAAGATAAATTTAGAATTAATTGAATTTATTAATGCTTTTTTTGAAAAAACAAAAGTGCCTTTAGATCCAATTTATACGGGGAAGATGGTTTTTGGCGTTATAGATTTAATCGGCAAAAAATATTTTCCTGCAAATTCAAAAATTCTACTCATTCACACAGGCGGATTGCAGGGAATTGACGGAATGAATATAAAGTTGAAGCAGAAGAAATTACCAATACTTAAAACCAATGATTAA
- a CDS encoding group III truncated hemoglobin: MTALKDISTIEDIQQMVNSFYANVRKDDLIGPIFNDKLQDRWEPHLQKMYNFWQTILFDVRAYSGTPFPPHKQLPVDKTHFDRWIAIFNSTIDSQFAGPITEEAKMRATNMAFMFSHKIEYFRNAENEMRNAVKKS, translated from the coding sequence ATGACAGCTTTAAAAGATATTTCGACAATAGAAGACATTCAGCAAATGGTTAACAGCTTTTATGCAAATGTTAGAAAAGACGATTTAATCGGGCCGATATTTAATGATAAATTGCAAGATCGCTGGGAACCTCATCTGCAAAAAATGTACAATTTCTGGCAAACCATTCTATTTGATGTCCGCGCTTATTCTGGAACACCTTTTCCTCCGCATAAACAGCTACCTGTAGACAAAACCCACTTTGACCGTTGGATTGCTATTTTTAATTCAACAATCGATTCGCAATTTGCGGGACCCATAACTGAAGAAGCTAAAATGCGCGCTACCAATATGGCATTTATGTTTAGCCATAAAATTGAATATTTTAGAAATGCAGAAAATGAGATGAGAAATGCAGTAAAAAAATCTTAA
- a CDS encoding DUF5522 domain-containing protein → MKEQSNENKLIEGEDFYYTPEGYKCFTEKHHLKRGYCCKSGCRHCPYGFDKRTGEIRKKAN, encoded by the coding sequence ATGAAAGAGCAAAGTAATGAAAATAAATTAATCGAAGGAGAAGATTTTTACTATACGCCCGAAGGTTACAAATGCTTTACTGAAAAACATCATTTAAAACGCGGCTACTGCTGTAAAAGCGGCTGCAGGCATTGTCCTTACGGATTTGATAAGAGAACAGGAGAAATAAGAAAGAAAGCGAATTAG
- a CDS encoding urocanate hydratase, giving the protein MTFKEQIQQGIPSILPPKQAYDLAINHAPKRKEILSAEEKKLALKNALRYFDPKHHAELLPEFSEELETYGRIYMYRLRPDYKMYARPIDEYPGKSLQAKAIMHMIQNNLDYAVAQHPHELITYGGNGAVFQNWAQYLLTMQYLSEMTDEQTLTMYSGHPMGLFPSHKEAPRVVVTNGMVIPNYSKPDDWERMNALGVSQYGQMTAGSYMYIGPQGIVHGTTITVLNGFRKIKLNPEGNLFVTSGLGGMSGAQPKAGNIAGCITVCAEVNPKITKIRHDQGWINEVVTSTDELVARVNLAKANKETVSIAYLGNVVDVWERFDQENIKIDLGSDQTSLHNPWAGGYYPAGTSFEDANQMMAENPELFKEKVQESLRRQADAINKHTAKGTYFFDYGNAFLLEASRAGADVMAENNIDFKYPSYVQDIMGPMCFDYGFGPFRWVCTSGKPEDLLKTDAIACEVLEKMAETAPNEIQQQMQDNIKWIKGAQENKLVVGSQARILYADAEGRIKIAEAFNQAIAKGEIGAVVLGRDHHDVSGTDSPYRETSNIYDGSRFTADMAIHNVIGDSFRGATWVSIHNGGGVGWGEVINGGFGMVLDGSTEASKRLASMLFWDVNNGISRRSWARNEGAVFAIKRAMEVEPLLKVTLPNLVDESLL; this is encoded by the coding sequence ATGACTTTCAAAGAACAAATACAACAAGGAATACCTTCTATATTGCCACCAAAGCAAGCTTACGATCTAGCGATTAATCATGCTCCGAAGCGAAAAGAAATCCTTTCGGCAGAAGAAAAAAAGCTGGCGCTGAAAAATGCTTTGCGCTACTTTGATCCAAAACACCACGCTGAATTGCTTCCTGAGTTTTCGGAAGAATTAGAAACTTACGGGCGTATTTATATGTATCGTCTTCGTCCAGATTATAAAATGTACGCAAGACCAATTGATGAATATCCAGGAAAATCATTGCAGGCAAAAGCGATTATGCACATGATCCAGAACAATTTGGATTATGCGGTGGCACAGCATCCTCACGAATTAATTACGTATGGCGGAAATGGGGCTGTTTTCCAAAACTGGGCGCAGTATTTATTGACCATGCAATATTTGTCTGAAATGACAGATGAGCAGACTTTAACGATGTATTCTGGTCACCCGATGGGATTATTTCCTTCTCATAAAGAAGCGCCAAGAGTTGTAGTTACAAACGGAATGGTAATCCCGAATTATTCTAAACCTGACGATTGGGAAAGAATGAACGCTTTAGGAGTTTCGCAATACGGTCAAATGACCGCGGGAAGCTATATGTACATTGGCCCTCAGGGAATTGTTCACGGAACTACGATTACGGTTTTGAATGGTTTCAGAAAAATAAAACTAAATCCTGAAGGAAACTTATTTGTTACTTCTGGCCTTGGCGGTATGTCTGGCGCTCAGCCAAAAGCCGGAAATATTGCTGGCTGCATTACGGTTTGCGCTGAGGTAAATCCGAAGATTACTAAAATTCGTCACGATCAGGGATGGATTAATGAAGTGGTAACCTCTACAGACGAATTGGTTGCCAGAGTAAATTTGGCAAAAGCCAACAAAGAAACCGTTTCGATTGCTTATTTAGGAAATGTGGTTGATGTATGGGAACGTTTTGATCAGGAAAACATAAAAATTGATTTAGGTTCAGACCAGACTTCACTTCACAATCCGTGGGCTGGCGGTTATTATCCCGCAGGTACTTCGTTTGAAGATGCAAATCAGATGATGGCCGAAAATCCCGAATTATTCAAAGAAAAAGTTCAGGAAAGTTTACGCCGACAAGCCGATGCAATCAACAAACATACTGCAAAAGGAACGTATTTCTTTGATTACGGAAATGCCTTTTTATTAGAGGCTTCTCGCGCTGGTGCAGATGTAATGGCAGAAAATAATATCGATTTTAAGTATCCAAGTTACGTTCAGGATATTATGGGACCAATGTGTTTTGATTACGGTTTTGGACCTTTCCGTTGGGTTTGTACTTCTGGAAAACCCGAAGATTTACTAAAAACAGATGCCATTGCTTGTGAAGTTTTAGAAAAAATGGCCGAAACTGCTCCAAATGAAATTCAGCAGCAAATGCAGGATAACATTAAATGGATTAAAGGCGCACAAGAAAACAAACTGGTTGTAGGTTCGCAAGCCCGAATCTTGTATGCTGATGCCGAAGGAAGAATCAAAATTGCGGAAGCCTTCAATCAAGCCATTGCAAAAGGCGAAATTGGCGCTGTAGTTTTAGGACGCGACCATCATGACGTTTCTGGAACGGATTCTCCTTATAGAGAAACATCGAATATTTACGACGGATCACGTTTTACGGCCGATATGGCGATTCATAATGTTATTGGAGACAGCTTTAGAGGTGCAACTTGGGTTTCTATTCATAATGGCGGCGGCGTTGGCTGGGGAGAAGTTATAAATGGTGGCTTTGGTATGGTTCTTGATGGTTCTACAGAGGCTTCAAAACGTTTAGCATCAATGCTTTTCTGGGATGTGAATAACGGAATTTCAAGAAGAAGCTGGGCTCGAAATGAAGGTGCTGTTTTTGCTATAAAAAGAGCTATGGAAGTTGAGCCGCTACTAAAAGTTACTTTGCCAAATTTAGTTGACGAAAGTTTACTTTAA
- the hemL gene encoding glutamate-1-semialdehyde 2,1-aminomutase, protein MLYKRSSQLFAEAEKVIPGGVNSPVRAFKAVGGTPIFVKSAKGAYLYDEDGNKLIDYINSWGPMVLGHAYEPVVDAVIEKAKLGTSFGMPTELETEIAALAVSMVPNIDKIRFVNSGTEACMSAIRLARGFTKRDKIIKFAGCYHGHSDSFLIQAGSGAVTFGSPNSPGVTQGTAKDTLLAKYNDLENVKTLVEANKGEIAAIIIEAVAGNMGCIPPAKGFLEGLRELCTANGILLIFDEVMTGFRLARGGVQELYGIDADIVTFGKVIGGGLPVGAFAAREEIMNYLAPLGPVYQAGTLSGNPLAMAAGYAMLKALDSDREIFTRLEEKTAYLEAGIDRVLKANNVVFTINRVGSMISVHFDADPVTDFQTAAKGDNETFKKFFHGLLQEGVYIAPSAYETWFITDALTYEDLDFTINAIDKVSKTF, encoded by the coding sequence ATGTTATATAAAAGAAGTAGTCAGCTTTTTGCTGAAGCAGAAAAAGTAATTCCGGGAGGAGTAAATTCGCCAGTAAGAGCGTTTAAAGCGGTTGGCGGAACTCCGATTTTTGTAAAAAGTGCTAAGGGCGCTTATTTATATGATGAAGACGGAAACAAATTAATCGATTATATCAACTCTTGGGGGCCAATGGTTTTAGGCCACGCGTATGAGCCGGTTGTAGATGCTGTAATCGAAAAAGCAAAATTAGGAACGTCGTTTGGAATGCCAACAGAATTGGAAACAGAAATTGCTGCTTTGGCCGTTTCTATGGTTCCGAATATTGATAAAATACGTTTTGTAAATTCTGGTACAGAAGCTTGCATGAGTGCAATTCGTCTGGCTCGCGGATTTACAAAAAGAGATAAAATCATCAAATTTGCAGGCTGCTACCACGGACATTCAGATTCATTTTTGATTCAGGCTGGAAGCGGGGCTGTAACTTTTGGTTCGCCAAATAGCCCAGGCGTTACGCAGGGAACGGCAAAAGATACTTTGTTGGCAAAATACAATGATTTAGAAAATGTAAAAACATTAGTTGAAGCTAATAAAGGAGAAATTGCTGCGATTATTATTGAAGCAGTTGCTGGAAATATGGGATGTATTCCACCTGCAAAAGGTTTCTTAGAAGGTTTGAGAGAATTGTGTACAGCAAACGGAATCTTATTGATTTTTGATGAGGTTATGACAGGTTTCCGTTTAGCTCGCGGTGGAGTTCAGGAATTGTATGGAATTGATGCTGATATCGTGACTTTTGGAAAAGTTATCGGCGGAGGACTTCCGGTTGGAGCTTTTGCTGCGAGAGAAGAAATCATGAATTATTTAGCGCCTCTTGGACCAGTTTATCAAGCAGGAACATTGTCAGGAAATCCGTTGGCAATGGCTGCTGGATATGCAATGTTGAAAGCGCTTGATTCAGACAGAGAAATTTTTACTCGTTTAGAAGAAAAAACAGCTTATTTAGAAGCAGGAATTGATAGGGTTTTAAAAGCTAATAATGTTGTATTTACAATCAATAGAGTGGGCTCTATGATTTCTGTTCACTTTGACGCAGATCCAGTTACCGATTTTCAAACTGCTGCAAAAGGAGATAACGAAACGTTTAAGAAATTCTTCCACGGATTACTGCAAGAAGGCGTTTATATAGCGCCATCTGCATACGAAACGTGGTTTATTACAGATGCATTGACTTATGAAGATTTAGATTTTACAATCAATGCGATTGATAAGGTTTCAAAAACATTTTAA
- a CDS encoding DUF4136 domain-containing protein, with protein MKTLKLIPFLLLFVFASCSTVTVYSDYDKTVDFTPYKTYAYFKPGIDKVEISDLDKRRILRAIDDQMQAKGFTKSENPDLLVNIFTKSREQVDVNQFTAGWGYGWGWGWNPYMMYGGQTTVSTSTEGTLYIDLIDAKKKEMIWQGEGVGTLTRNIDKKDEKIAEFVGKILAQYPPVKK; from the coding sequence ATGAAAACACTAAAGTTAATTCCGTTTTTACTGCTGTTTGTATTTGCTTCATGCAGCACTGTGACCGTTTATTCTGATTATGACAAAACTGTCGATTTTACGCCTTATAAAACATACGCCTATTTCAAGCCCGGAATTGACAAGGTCGAGATATCAGATTTAGACAAAAGAAGAATCCTACGCGCGATTGATGATCAAATGCAGGCTAAAGGCTTTACCAAAAGCGAAAATCCTGACTTACTGGTAAATATTTTTACTAAGTCAAGAGAACAAGTAGATGTAAACCAATTTACTGCTGGCTGGGGTTATGGCTGGGGCTGGGGCTGGAATCCTTACATGATGTATGGAGGACAAACTACAGTTTCTACTTCTACTGAAGGTACTTTGTATATTGATTTAATCGATGCTAAAAAGAAAGAAATGATCTGGCAAGGTGAAGGCGTTGGGACTTTGACAAGAAACATCGATAAAAAGGATGAAAAAATTGCTGAGTTTGTAGGCAAAATTTTAGCTCAATATCCTCCAGTAAAAAAATAA
- a CDS encoding glucosaminidase domain-containing protein — protein sequence MIKKIVLLLVILALASCSSSKPAIATTKKAAAVQTRTASAKRNTPVKPIGKNYPSTNNTTEVIQSTSKTVVTSDLINNYILQYKDIAMGNMKTYGIPASIILAQGILESGAGKGDLAIEANNHFGIKCHKDWLGESVRHDDDSAQECFRKYPQASESYRDHALFLVGKKRYETLFTYEKDDYKAWAKGLRAAGYATDPKYPDKLISYIERYNLHQYDCQVTGRNYVPINTSAPQKKASYDVASDPKINMNQYDPNLYEVQKGDTLYSISKKFNLLVEDLKRKNNLTDNAISIGQRLKVK from the coding sequence ATGATTAAAAAAATTGTATTACTTCTCGTAATATTGGCTTTAGCAAGCTGCTCTTCTAGTAAGCCTGCCATCGCGACGACTAAAAAAGCGGCAGCAGTTCAAACTCGAACGGCTTCAGCAAAAAGAAATACTCCTGTTAAGCCAATTGGTAAAAATTACCCTTCCACGAATAATACAACTGAGGTTATTCAATCTACATCAAAAACAGTTGTTACAAGCGATTTAATCAACAACTATATACTGCAATACAAAGATATTGCGATGGGAAATATGAAGACTTACGGAATTCCTGCGAGTATTATTCTTGCGCAAGGAATTTTGGAGTCGGGTGCTGGAAAAGGCGATTTAGCTATTGAGGCCAATAATCATTTCGGAATAAAATGCCATAAAGATTGGCTGGGAGAAAGTGTCCGCCATGACGATGATTCGGCTCAGGAATGCTTTAGAAAGTATCCGCAGGCTTCAGAATCGTATAGAGATCACGCGTTATTTTTGGTTGGAAAAAAGAGATATGAGACATTATTCACTTACGAAAAAGATGATTATAAAGCTTGGGCAAAAGGCTTAAGGGCAGCGGGTTACGCAACAGATCCTAAATATCCTGATAAATTAATCAGTTATATTGAGCGCTACAATCTGCATCAATATGATTGTCAGGTTACAGGAAGAAATTATGTGCCAATTAATACTTCGGCTCCACAAAAAAAAGCATCGTATGATGTTGCTTCTGATCCGAAGATCAATATGAATCAATACGATCCGAATTTATATGAGGTTCAAAAAGGAGATACTTTGTATTCAATTTCAAAGAAATTCAATTTATTGGTTGAAGATTTAAAGAGAAAAAATAATCTGACTGATAATGCGATTTCAATCGGGCAGAGGCTTAAGGTTAAGTAA
- a CDS encoding RICIN domain-containing protein: MHKTTQTPTIRVSKALKLLCCSTLLFMNSLNAQTVTPWMTTGDQTKLLQQQATVSFGTNSGTNPSTVTVNAGTTYQTMDGFGYTLTEGSCEVISGMAATQQNQLLNDLYNPTTGLNASVVRISIGASDLSSSSYSYNETSRDTNMNNFSLNGPDLTYLVPIIKKILLINPNIKILATPWSAPRWMKTNGSWVGGSLQTQYYAAYAKYFVKYFDAMKAQGINIWAITPQNEPENPNNEPSMLMNSTEQKNFINQQLGPQMAAAGYGNIKIIAFDHNCDNTAYPIDVLNNSSYVDGAAFHLYLGNISAMSTVKTQTNKNVYFTEQYTGSGGSFSGDFGWHMQNVVIGSTNNWSKTVLEWNAANNSSLGPRTPGGCTTCLGAITVNNSTSYTKNVAYYIIGQISKYVKPGAVRIASSSTSGTISSVGFKNPDGSTALVIYNSGGSSNTIKVVSGSSAFNYAVPASSAVTFTWGASNPVAVTGVSVSPTSATITAGQTQQLTATVAPSNATNTTVNWSSSNTAVATVNSNGLVLAIAAGNATITATTVDGAKTATSAITVTAGSTGFPGYYNIISRNSNKGLDVADNATASGSRIQQYDITNGGGSNQRWKFVSDGGGNYYIIVKSTGMYLAVENNGTADGLKVQQKTFSSSNEFKWTVTSLGTGYYKIINVNSGKSLDVENVSTANGANIQVWAYTGGLNQQWQLVQVESSTAKSALAVPAAAVENTSLNDMTIFVNEADDSLKIDTNHEGDAEVQIFNITGQPVLKKNVKFVKGNQAEVEISRLPKGVYIVKVNDSKGSYSKKILKQ; the protein is encoded by the coding sequence ATGCACAAAACTACTCAAACACCTACAATTCGGGTAAGTAAAGCGTTGAAACTATTATGTTGCAGTACGCTTTTATTCATGAACAGCTTAAATGCTCAGACGGTAACTCCTTGGATGACCACTGGAGATCAAACTAAATTGTTGCAGCAGCAGGCAACTGTAAGTTTCGGAACCAATTCGGGAACCAATCCTTCCACTGTAACAGTAAATGCTGGAACAACCTATCAGACTATGGACGGATTCGGTTATACTCTTACCGAAGGAAGCTGCGAAGTTATTTCCGGAATGGCAGCAACGCAGCAAAACCAACTGCTGAATGATTTGTACAATCCAACGACGGGATTAAATGCAAGTGTTGTTCGTATCAGTATTGGAGCTTCAGATTTAAGCAGTTCTTCTTACAGCTATAACGAAACTTCGAGAGACACCAATATGAATAATTTTAGTTTGAACGGACCTGATTTAACTTATTTAGTTCCAATCATTAAAAAAATCTTACTGATTAATCCTAACATCAAAATCCTGGCAACACCTTGGTCTGCACCAAGATGGATGAAAACTAATGGTTCTTGGGTTGGAGGCTCTCTACAGACGCAATATTATGCAGCCTATGCGAAATACTTCGTAAAATATTTTGATGCGATGAAAGCACAAGGTATTAATATTTGGGCAATTACACCGCAAAACGAGCCAGAAAATCCAAACAACGAACCAAGTATGCTGATGAATTCTACAGAGCAGAAGAATTTCATCAATCAACAGCTTGGGCCTCAAATGGCAGCAGCCGGTTATGGAAACATTAAAATTATTGCTTTTGATCACAATTGTGATAATACGGCATACCCAATTGATGTTTTAAATAATAGTTCTTATGTTGATGGAGCTGCATTTCACTTGTATTTAGGAAATATCTCCGCAATGTCAACGGTAAAAACTCAAACCAATAAAAACGTTTATTTTACAGAACAATACACGGGTTCGGGCGGAAGCTTTAGCGGAGATTTTGGCTGGCATATGCAAAACGTAGTGATTGGAAGCACAAATAACTGGTCTAAAACAGTTTTAGAATGGAATGCGGCAAACAATTCAAGTTTAGGGCCTCGTACTCCTGGCGGATGCACCACGTGTCTAGGCGCGATTACAGTTAACAATAGCACAAGTTATACTAAAAATGTAGCGTATTATATTATTGGCCAGATTTCTAAATACGTCAAGCCAGGCGCAGTACGAATTGCTTCTTCAAGTACAAGCGGCACTATTTCTTCAGTTGGTTTTAAAAATCCAGATGGTTCAACGGCACTTGTAATTTATAATTCGGGAGGATCATCCAATACGATAAAAGTAGTTTCAGGATCGTCAGCGTTTAATTATGCAGTTCCAGCATCTTCGGCGGTTACTTTTACTTGGGGCGCATCAAATCCTGTTGCGGTTACAGGAGTTAGCGTAAGCCCAACTTCGGCTACAATAACAGCAGGTCAGACTCAGCAATTGACAGCGACGGTTGCTCCGAGCAATGCTACAAATACGACTGTAAATTGGAGTTCTAGCAACACTGCCGTAGCAACAGTAAACTCAAACGGGTTGGTTTTAGCCATTGCTGCAGGAAACGCCACAATTACTGCGACTACTGTTGATGGGGCAAAAACAGCAACGAGCGCCATTACAGTAACAGCCGGCTCAACTGGTTTTCCAGGATACTACAATATTATTTCAAGAAATAGTAATAAAGGTTTAGATGTTGCCGATAATGCCACTGCAAGCGGAAGCAGAATTCAGCAATATGATATAACAAATGGAGGGGGAAGCAACCAGCGTTGGAAGTTTGTTTCTGACGGAGGCGGTAATTACTACATCATCGTAAAATCGACAGGAATGTATCTGGCTGTTGAAAACAATGGCACAGCTGATGGATTAAAAGTGCAGCAGAAAACTTTTTCATCTTCTAATGAATTTAAATGGACGGTAACGAGTTTAGGAACTGGATATTATAAAATTATAAATGTAAACAGCGGTAAATCGCTTGATGTTGAAAATGTTTCTACAGCAAATGGCGCCAATATTCAGGTTTGGGCTTATACTGGAGGCTTAAATCAGCAGTGGCAGTTGGTGCAAGTGGAGTCTTCTACAGCAAAAAGCGCTTTAGCAGTGCCGGCAGCGGCAGTTGAAAATACAAGTTTAAATGATATGACCATTTTTGTAAATGAAGCAGATGATTCTTTAAAAATTGACACGAATCATGAAGGAGATGCTGAGGTGCAGATTTTTAATATTACGGGACAGCCAGTTTTGAAGAAAAATGTAAAATTTGTAAAAGGAAATCAAGCTGAAGTAGAGATTTCTCGATTGCCAAAAGGCGTTTATATTGTAAAAGTTAACGATAGTAAAGGTTCGTATTCGAAAAAAATCTTGAAGCAATAA
- the ilvA gene encoding threonine ammonia-lyase IlvA, producing MSLFEEVLNAKKHLENVVAATPLTQNLNLSDEFESTILLKREDLQIVRSYKIRGAYNKISSLNEKEKANGTVCASAGNHAQGVAYSCNLLKIHGKIYMPKTTPKQKVKQVQLFGKSFVEIVLTGDTFDDAYASATADAIKNHKTFIHPFDDEKVIAGQGTVGLEILESFKEPIDYVFVPIGGGGLASGLSEVFKHLSPHTKIIGVEPKGAPSMKTSIEENKNTPLKTIDKFVDGAAVKQVGDKTFEICRYNLEDIILVPEGKVCTTILRLYNEEAMVVEPAGALTIAALDFYKDKIKGKNVVCIVSGSNNDIERTAEIKERSLLYEGLMHYFMIQFPQRPGALKEFVNNILGPDDDITYFQFAKKNSREVGSVVVGLELKNKNDIMPIKLKMTENGFEFQYLNDNQDLFTQLIG from the coding sequence ATGAGTTTATTTGAAGAAGTACTTAATGCAAAGAAGCATCTCGAAAATGTAGTTGCCGCCACGCCTTTAACCCAAAATTTGAATCTTTCAGACGAATTTGAATCGACTATTTTACTAAAAAGAGAAGATTTGCAAATCGTTCGTTCCTATAAAATTAGAGGCGCTTATAATAAAATTTCTTCGTTAAACGAAAAAGAAAAAGCAAACGGAACAGTATGCGCCAGCGCAGGCAATCATGCTCAAGGTGTTGCCTATTCGTGCAATCTTTTAAAGATTCATGGTAAAATCTATATGCCCAAAACCACTCCAAAACAAAAAGTAAAGCAGGTTCAATTGTTTGGAAAATCGTTTGTCGAAATTGTTTTAACTGGAGATACTTTTGATGATGCTTATGCTTCGGCAACTGCTGATGCCATCAAAAATCATAAAACTTTTATCCATCCTTTTGATGATGAAAAAGTAATCGCTGGACAAGGAACTGTCGGATTAGAAATTTTAGAAAGTTTTAAAGAGCCAATCGACTATGTTTTTGTTCCAATTGGCGGTGGCGGATTAGCTTCTGGCCTATCAGAAGTTTTTAAGCATTTAAGTCCGCACACAAAAATAATCGGTGTTGAGCCAAAAGGTGCTCCTTCGATGAAAACTTCAATTGAAGAAAACAAAAATACGCCATTAAAAACAATCGATAAGTTTGTAGATGGTGCAGCCGTAAAACAAGTTGGGGACAAGACTTTTGAAATCTGCCGCTACAATTTGGAAGATATTATTCTGGTTCCAGAAGGCAAAGTCTGCACTACAATTTTAAGATTATACAATGAAGAAGCAATGGTGGTAGAACCTGCAGGAGCTCTAACAATTGCTGCTCTGGATTTTTATAAGGATAAAATTAAAGGCAAAAATGTAGTCTGCATTGTAAGCGGAAGCAATAACGACATTGAAAGAACTGCCGAAATAAAAGAGCGCTCTTTGCTTTATGAAGGTTTAATGCATTATTTTATGATTCAGTTTCCGCAGCGCCCAGGAGCTTTAAAAGAATTTGTCAATAATATTTTAGGTCCCGACGATGACATCACGTATTTTCAATTTGCTAAGAAAAACAGTCGCGAAGTAGGTTCTGTTGTGGTTGGTTTAGAATTGAAAAACAAAAATGATATTATGCCAATCAAGCTGAAAATGACCGAAAATGGCTTTGAATTTCAATATCTGAATGACAATCAGGATTTGTTTACGCAATTGATCGGATAA